A region from the Mucilaginibacter sp. CSA2-8R genome encodes:
- a CDS encoding TonB-dependent receptor — translation MKFNATAIAMPKLWLPPKILLVMKMTVLLLIVALTQVSAKVYSQKITASEKNITLNKALKIIGNQSGFQLFYSDQDLKNLHKVDLYLKDASLQDALTACFVNQPLNYKIINNTIVVKRQDPAVALTGKADVQAAIQGRVVDEKGSPLPGVTVRQKNAKGGSLTNKDGYYTINAQKGDVLVFSFIGYKSKEVAVTDQPVLNVSLDPAVDGLEQVVVVGYGTTKRKDLTGAVASVDVNEVKNVPFTTFDQALAGKAAGVQVVQADGSPGGVAKIRIRGGTSILGGNDPLYIIDGVQVTVQNRYIQNAGEVSNPISSRDIAGGSVSDAFARGLNSLGGLNINDIESIDILKDASATAIYGSKAANGVVIITTKKGKYDQKPVLEANYWVGVQDPKKLKLLDADQYKMIMREAAQNLLTEQRRVGRPADNVATNIVNNANYLGNANTDWLALVLRNGITQNADLSVRGGGQNSRYYTSLSYTDVKGVVKGSDMKRVSGKVSLDNNINSRLRTISNIDYGFNTQNITNGAYTQALLAPPTYLPYREDGSVNTFSTESSGAAIAGGLRNPLNLLKGINRGQTASLLGSLALEWDIIKNLKFRSVASINYNQYHQRNYNPGSGLAVNGTTGQYLNDGIAAQGQTESVSQLFENTLTFNKQFNDDNRIDVVAGTSWQKDTQHSFLAQGQYFPDDFVLNDLSSAAVTLPSSSSAGQNSLLSFYARVNYALKDRYLFTFTGRSDASSKFPSAHRTAVFPSGGIAWRISQESFLSKVKWLDDLKLRASAGYTGTQNIGNYLYRTLYSPGTYAGTNAIAPSQLGNNNIKWESTLQKDAGVTFSLFKSRLIGEVGIYEKRTKGLLFGESLAPSAAFGSVIANLASIRNRGLEIDVRGDIIRSKSFTWSGSTNFSFNRSLVTNIDKDFSDPNQSQQYIGNTIIRNGEPIGLFYGSRYLGIIQTAQQLADYKAKYTLSQFISPYLNIGDPMYEINPLGGFPSSELVIGNAAPKFTGGYTNTINFKNLSLVSLFTYAYGGNIYYLADFANQNVNNLSNKQTTILNRWTPQNTDTNRPRIIYTGNTVASLSNANIYSGSYAKLKSVTLSYQLPKSLMNKYKILTASVYASATNLFTITKYPGVDPEVSNDPYSLISGYSDNSGYPTVKTYTIGVRLGF, via the coding sequence ATGAAATTTAATGCTACTGCGATAGCTATGCCCAAGCTATGGCTGCCTCCTAAAATACTACTGGTTATGAAAATGACTGTACTACTACTCATTGTCGCCTTAACACAGGTAAGTGCTAAAGTTTACAGCCAAAAAATTACAGCAAGTGAAAAAAACATAACACTCAACAAGGCACTTAAAATTATTGGTAATCAAAGTGGCTTTCAGCTCTTTTACAGCGATCAGGATCTTAAAAATCTGCATAAGGTAGATCTGTATTTAAAAGATGCATCCTTACAGGATGCATTAACAGCTTGCTTTGTTAACCAGCCGCTGAATTACAAAATAATTAATAACACAATTGTTGTAAAGCGCCAAGACCCCGCCGTTGCACTAACGGGTAAGGCCGACGTGCAAGCAGCAATACAAGGGCGGGTAGTTGACGAAAAGGGTTCGCCCCTACCTGGGGTAACCGTGAGACAAAAAAATGCCAAAGGCGGTAGCTTAACCAATAAAGACGGCTATTACACTATTAACGCACAAAAAGGCGATGTATTAGTATTTAGCTTTATTGGCTACAAAAGCAAAGAAGTAGCTGTTACCGACCAGCCTGTCCTAAATGTTAGCCTCGACCCTGCGGTAGATGGGCTGGAGCAGGTGGTTGTTGTAGGTTATGGCACTACCAAGCGTAAGGATTTAACCGGCGCTGTAGCATCTGTTGATGTTAACGAAGTTAAAAACGTGCCTTTTACAACTTTTGACCAAGCTTTGGCGGGTAAAGCAGCAGGCGTACAGGTAGTACAGGCCGACGGCTCTCCGGGTGGAGTGGCAAAAATACGTATACGCGGCGGCACATCAATTTTAGGCGGCAATGACCCATTATATATTATTGATGGTGTACAGGTTACGGTGCAAAACAGGTATATCCAAAATGCAGGCGAAGTATCCAATCCCATCTCAAGCAGGGATATTGCCGGAGGTTCTGTAAGTGACGCCTTTGCCCGTGGGTTAAATAGCCTTGGAGGTTTAAACATCAACGATATTGAATCCATTGATATATTAAAAGATGCATCTGCGACGGCCATTTATGGATCTAAAGCAGCGAACGGCGTAGTTATCATTACCACGAAGAAGGGAAAGTATGACCAAAAACCAGTATTGGAGGCAAACTATTGGGTAGGCGTCCAGGACCCTAAAAAGCTGAAGCTGCTTGATGCAGACCAATATAAGATGATTATGAGAGAGGCTGCCCAAAATTTGCTTACTGAACAAAGAAGAGTGGGACGGCCGGCAGATAACGTAGCTACTAATATTGTTAACAATGCAAATTACCTAGGCAATGCCAATACAGACTGGCTCGCACTGGTGTTACGTAACGGCATTACACAAAACGCCGATCTTTCGGTGCGGGGCGGCGGACAAAATTCAAGGTACTACACTTCGCTATCCTATACTGATGTTAAAGGGGTAGTTAAAGGTTCTGATATGAAGCGCGTATCGGGCAAGGTAAGCTTGGACAATAATATCAATTCTCGTTTGCGAACCATAAGCAATATAGATTATGGCTTTAATACCCAGAACATCACTAACGGTGCTTATACCCAAGCCCTTTTAGCACCGCCTACCTATTTGCCTTACCGCGAAGACGGTTCGGTGAACACCTTTTCGACCGAGTCATCAGGGGCTGCCATCGCGGGCGGATTGCGAAATCCGCTAAATCTGTTAAAAGGCATCAACCGCGGACAAACAGCTTCATTACTGGGGTCATTGGCTTTAGAGTGGGATATTATCAAGAATCTAAAGTTCAGGAGCGTTGCATCTATTAATTACAACCAGTACCATCAGCGCAATTACAACCCAGGTAGTGGCCTGGCTGTTAATGGCACAACCGGCCAATACCTAAACGACGGTATTGCAGCTCAGGGACAAACCGAATCAGTTTCGCAACTTTTCGAAAACACGTTAACCTTTAATAAGCAATTTAATGATGATAACCGCATTGATGTAGTGGCCGGTACATCATGGCAAAAAGATACACAGCACTCGTTTTTAGCCCAGGGGCAATACTTTCCGGATGATTTTGTATTGAATGATTTATCATCGGCAGCCGTTACGCTACCTTCAAGCTCTTCGGCTGGCCAAAACTCATTACTGAGTTTTTACGCGCGGGTTAACTACGCTTTAAAGGACAGATATTTATTTACCTTTACAGGCCGCTCAGATGCATCTTCTAAGTTTCCGTCTGCTCACCGCACAGCGGTATTTCCATCTGGCGGTATCGCCTGGCGTATTTCGCAAGAAAGCTTTTTATCAAAAGTTAAATGGCTCGATGATTTAAAGCTTAGGGCAAGCGCGGGCTATACGGGCACCCAAAACATTGGTAATTACCTCTACCGCACTCTTTACTCTCCGGGTACTTACGCGGGCACCAATGCTATTGCTCCCAGCCAGTTAGGCAACAATAATATTAAATGGGAATCAACCCTGCAAAAAGACGCAGGTGTAACTTTTTCACTTTTTAAATCGCGCTTGATAGGCGAGGTAGGTATTTATGAAAAGCGTACCAAAGGCTTGTTATTTGGCGAAAGTTTAGCCCCAAGCGCCGCTTTCGGCAGTGTAATTGCCAACCTGGCAAGCATCCGCAACCGCGGCTTGGAGATTGACGTACGCGGCGACATTATCAGGAGCAAAAGCTTTACATGGAGCGGCTCTACCAACTTCTCATTTAATCGCAGCCTGGTAACCAACATTGATAAAGACTTTTCTGATCCCAATCAGTCACAGCAATATATCGGAAATACCATTATTAGAAATGGCGAACCCATTGGTTTATTTTACGGTTCCAGGTATCTGGGCATCATCCAAACAGCACAGCAGCTGGCCGACTACAAGGCAAAGTACACTTTGTCTCAATTCATTTCGCCGTACTTAAATATTGGCGATCCAATGTATGAGATTAATCCTTTAGGCGGTTTCCCGAGCAGCGAATTAGTAATTGGTAATGCAGCGCCTAAGTTTACCGGTGGCTATACCAACACCATCAATTTTAAAAACCTATCGCTGGTAAGTTTATTCACTTATGCTTACGGCGGTAACATCTACTATCTGGCTGATTTTGCCAACCAGAACGTCAACAATTTAAGCAACAAACAAACTACCATCTTAAACCGCTGGACGCCGCAAAACACAGATACCAACCGGCCAAGAATTATCTATACCGGCAATACCGTTGCTTCACTATCTAATGCTAACATTTACAGTGGCTCTTACGCCAAGCTAAAGTCGGTAACACTATCTTATCAGCTGCCCAAAAGCTTGATGAACAAGTATAAAATACTTACCGCATCGGTTTATGCATCAGCCACCAACCTGTTTACCATAACCAAGTATCCCGGCGTTGACCCCGAAGTAAGCAATGATCCTTACAGCCTGATTAGCGGATACAGTGATAACAGCGGATACCCTACAGTTAAGACGTACACCATAGGCGTGCGTTTAGGATTTTAA
- a CDS encoding DUF502 domain-containing protein produces the protein MNTVARTLIRYFIKGMLVVVPLGAAAFLIYWAVSRLDNALNLSDVLWVNPKTGKALYIPGLGILTVVVLIMIAGVLVTNVITDPIKNWFYRWLNRLPLFKFLYSSIKDLTEAFVGEEKKFNEPVLVEVGSAGVKKIGFLTQKDMTKMGLPGEVAVYFPYSYSFAGQVVIVPADKVKPIKKNAAEVMKFVISGGVSGLE, from the coding sequence ATGAATACGGTTGCACGGACCCTTATACGTTATTTCATCAAAGGCATGCTGGTAGTTGTGCCTTTGGGTGCAGCTGCTTTTTTAATATACTGGGCCGTATCTCGTTTAGATAACGCCTTAAATTTAAGTGATGTATTGTGGGTTAATCCTAAAACCGGTAAGGCATTATACATTCCCGGATTAGGAATTTTAACTGTAGTTGTGCTCATCATGATTGCGGGTGTGTTGGTTACCAACGTAATCACCGATCCGATTAAAAACTGGTTTTACCGCTGGTTAAACCGTTTACCACTATTTAAATTCTTGTATTCATCCATCAAAGATTTAACGGAAGCTTTTGTAGGCGAAGAAAAGAAATTTAACGAACCAGTATTGGTGGAAGTTGGTTCGGCAGGTGTAAAGAAGATTGGATTTCTGACACAAAAAGATATGACCAAAATGGGTTTACCAGGCGAAGTGGCGGTGTACTTTCCGTATTCTTACTCGTTTGCCGGTCAGGTTGTAATTGTTCCGGCCGATAAGGTAAAACCTATCAAAAAGAACGCTGCTGAGGTGATGAAGTTTGTTATATCAGGTGGTGTCAGCGGTTTAGAGTAA
- a CDS encoding FecR domain-containing protein, with translation MLKLAEKWLNNTITPAERNEFDQWYNSFDDTVHEINSNEGEADFRERIKKQIFSQANINQPGNKSAISLYSWLGLAAALLMFAAAGTYFLLNKKSAPAYYTQTIKHDLLPGRNKAILILAGGHTITLNDVSTGQIATEGAVAISKAGDGKVVYNSAGTITPQNSNAVAYNTLSTPRGGQYTLTLSDGTKVWLNAASSIKFPTVFQGSSREVEITGEAYFEVTHNPARPFRVITNNQKVEVLGTHFDVNAYTDEPDIKTTLLQGRIKVTTKNQNATLNPGQQTQVNTEVSGAAITVNTLQNANEAIAWKNGFFEFNQAGVESVMRQISRWYDVKVTYNGKIPDKTFSGTIARNVNASQVLEILSYSGLHFKIEDKKIIITP, from the coding sequence ATGCTTAAGCTTGCTGAAAAGTGGCTTAACAACACCATTACTCCTGCTGAGAGAAATGAATTTGACCAATGGTACAATTCATTTGATGACACAGTGCATGAAATCAACTCCAATGAAGGCGAAGCCGACTTTAGGGAGCGGATAAAAAAACAGATTTTCTCTCAAGCTAACATTAATCAACCGGGTAATAAATCTGCAATATCACTTTATTCCTGGCTGGGTTTGGCAGCGGCTCTCCTAATGTTTGCCGCAGCAGGCACCTATTTTTTGTTAAACAAAAAATCAGCCCCGGCTTATTACACCCAAACTATCAAGCATGACTTGTTACCCGGGCGCAATAAAGCAATACTCATCTTAGCAGGCGGCCATACCATAACTCTAAATGATGTTTCGACCGGCCAAATTGCAACCGAAGGGGCAGTAGCCATAAGCAAAGCTGGTGATGGCAAAGTAGTTTATAACAGCGCAGGTACAATCACGCCTCAAAATAGTAACGCAGTTGCCTACAACACACTATCAACCCCAAGAGGAGGCCAGTACACATTAACATTATCTGACGGTACAAAAGTGTGGCTTAATGCGGCATCATCCATTAAGTTTCCAACGGTGTTTCAAGGCAGCTCGCGCGAGGTAGAAATTACAGGTGAAGCGTATTTTGAAGTAACTCATAATCCGGCCAGGCCATTTAGGGTAATAACAAACAACCAAAAAGTAGAAGTGCTGGGTACCCATTTTGATGTTAATGCTTACACGGATGAGCCCGACATTAAAACCACTTTGTTACAAGGCAGGATTAAGGTCACCACTAAAAACCAAAACGCTACTTTAAATCCGGGACAGCAAACCCAGGTTAATACCGAAGTATCAGGCGCTGCAATTACCGTAAATACACTTCAAAATGCAAATGAGGCCATTGCGTGGAAAAACGGATTTTTTGAATTTAACCAGGCTGGGGTTGAGTCTGTAATGCGCCAGATTTCCCGATGGTATGATGTAAAAGTTACTTATAACGGCAAAATACCTGATAAAACCTTCAGCGGAACCATTGCACGAAATGTAAATGCCTCGCAAGTATTGGAAATATTAAGCTACTCAGGCTTGCATTTTAAAATTGAAGACAAAAAAATTATAATAACACCCTAA
- a CDS encoding M13 family metallopeptidase: MKFNFGNVMLAAAVCVSANVYAVDGGKPGKTKLAPPQKFIDPANLDNSVKPGDDFFEYANGGWLKKNTIPAKETRWGSFNILNDDNKKKLQGIVQEVANTSANAAKGSIKQRVGDLYASAMDTVAIEKRGFDPIKPDLQRINAINGVDGVVNEITYERSHAIGSPLFSFGVRQDPKHVSKYVVSLGQGGTSLPDRDYYLKSDPRTTRIQNAYKQYIVDLFTLTGSTPEEAAKNATTIFELEKKLAQAQMSRVEMRDPNKTYNKFAVASLSQTTPHLNWAQILPKLKVNGQDTILVSSPSFLTAADGILASTPVEDLKTYMKWGILRGSAGSLTSAFNKAQFKFSSVLSGQQVQAPRYERMTGLVDGSLGELLGQLYVEKYFTPQAKAAMLALVNNLKSTLGDRIKRLEWMTPETKERALRKLNAFTVKIGYTDKWETYAGLTVDRNDYFGNLRRVGQWGYNDMVSRLGKPVDKTEWGMTPPTVNAYYNPVNNEIVFPAGILQFPFYDYKADDAVNYGGIGAVIGHEMTHGFDDQGRQYDADGTLRDWWKKDDADKFKSRADLVVNQYSAFTALDTLHVNGKLTLGENLADLGGVNIAYEAFKKTKQGQSNTKIDGFTPDQRFFLSYAQVWRGLQRPEALALQVQTDPHSPGQFRTNAPLTNIDAWYKAFNVQPGDKMYKKPEDRIRIW, translated from the coding sequence ATGAAATTTAATTTTGGAAATGTAATGCTTGCAGCAGCCGTTTGTGTATCCGCAAATGTGTATGCTGTAGATGGTGGCAAACCAGGAAAAACCAAACTTGCTCCTCCTCAAAAATTTATTGATCCAGCTAACCTGGATAATTCTGTTAAACCCGGCGACGACTTTTTTGAGTATGCTAATGGCGGATGGTTAAAAAAGAACACCATACCGGCTAAAGAAACTCGTTGGGGAAGTTTTAACATCCTGAACGACGACAACAAAAAGAAACTTCAGGGTATTGTGCAGGAAGTGGCTAATACATCGGCTAACGCAGCTAAGGGCAGTATTAAACAACGTGTTGGCGATTTATATGCCAGCGCCATGGATACTGTTGCCATTGAGAAACGTGGCTTTGACCCGATCAAACCAGACTTGCAACGCATCAACGCCATCAATGGTGTAGATGGTGTAGTTAACGAAATTACTTACGAGCGCTCACATGCTATCGGCAGCCCGCTGTTCAGCTTTGGGGTTAGGCAAGATCCTAAACATGTAAGCAAATACGTAGTAAGCCTGGGCCAGGGCGGTACCAGTTTGCCAGACCGCGATTACTACTTAAAATCAGACCCTCGCACTACCCGCATCCAAAATGCTTACAAACAGTATATTGTTGACCTGTTTACCTTAACCGGCAGCACCCCTGAAGAAGCGGCGAAGAATGCAACTACTATTTTTGAGCTTGAGAAAAAGTTAGCACAGGCACAAATGAGCCGTGTAGAAATGCGCGACCCTAACAAAACTTACAATAAGTTTGCTGTTGCCAGCTTAAGCCAAACTACGCCACACTTAAACTGGGCACAAATACTGCCTAAGCTAAAAGTAAATGGTCAGGATACTATCTTGGTATCTTCTCCATCATTTTTAACCGCTGCCGACGGCATCTTAGCCTCTACCCCAGTGGAAGATTTAAAAACGTACATGAAGTGGGGCATCTTACGCGGCTCTGCAGGTTCGTTAACCTCAGCTTTTAACAAGGCTCAGTTTAAATTTAGCAGTGTGTTGAGCGGCCAGCAGGTACAGGCTCCACGCTATGAGCGCATGACCGGCCTGGTAGACGGCAGCTTAGGCGAGTTGTTAGGCCAGCTTTACGTAGAGAAATACTTTACACCACAAGCAAAAGCAGCAATGCTGGCCCTGGTAAACAACTTAAAGTCGACTTTAGGCGACCGCATTAAACGTTTAGAGTGGATGACCCCTGAAACGAAAGAACGTGCGTTGCGCAAACTAAACGCCTTTACTGTAAAAATTGGCTATACCGACAAATGGGAAACTTACGCTGGTTTAACTGTAGACCGTAATGATTACTTTGGTAACCTTCGTCGTGTTGGTCAATGGGGTTATAATGACATGGTTAGCCGTTTAGGTAAGCCGGTTGATAAAACCGAATGGGGCATGACGCCGCCAACCGTTAACGCTTACTACAACCCAGTGAATAACGAGATTGTGTTCCCGGCTGGTATTTTACAGTTTCCGTTTTACGATTACAAAGCTGACGACGCTGTAAATTACGGTGGCATAGGTGCGGTTATCGGTCACGAGATGACACACGGTTTTGACGACCAGGGCCGCCAGTACGATGCTGATGGTACCCTGCGCGATTGGTGGAAAAAAGACGACGCCGATAAATTTAAATCGCGTGCGGATTTAGTGGTGAACCAATACAGCGCGTTTACGGCTTTAGATACTTTGCATGTAAACGGTAAATTAACCCTGGGCGAAAACTTAGCAGACTTAGGCGGTGTAAACATTGCTTACGAAGCATTTAAGAAGACCAAACAAGGCCAGTCTAACACTAAAATTGACGGCTTTACGCCAGATCAGCGTTTCTTTTTATCATACGCACAAGTATGGAGAGGCTTACAACGCCCCGAGGCTTTAGCATTACAAGTGCAAACCGACCCTCACTCACCGGGTCAGTTCCGTACCAATGCACCTTTAACCAACATCGATGCCTGGTATAAAGCGTTTAACGTGCAACCTGGAGATAAAATGTATAAAAAACCAGAAGACCGTATCAGAATCTGGTAA
- a CDS encoding bifunctional UDP-N-acetylmuramoyl-tripeptide:D-alanyl-D-alanine ligase/alanine racemase, whose protein sequence is MLSSQYSILEVQQIIYASGNIVRENNISVLLTDSRQISNPAESLFFALDGRRDGHAFVNEAYNHGVRDFVVRYVPEGDYPAANFLEVPDVLQALQALAAHHRSRFNLPVIGITGSNGKTIVKEWLYQLMGTDKNVVRNPKSYNSQIGVPLSVWQIQADNDLGIFEAGISTVGEMDALQAIIQPTIGVLTHLGSAHDEGFESRTQKVQEKLKLFKNCGLLIHNYDQLVEYQADLPATTTFTWSLNFKQADLYVFSQTVISKRFYLRAIYKGKEIECLIPFLDEASVENAILCWATLLALDYSPVDADKKLEHLSPVSMRLEMKTGINDCSVIDDSYNSDIRSLEIALNFLQQQNQHKIKTLILSDIYQSGLPPHDLYSRVADLVKAKRVDKLIGVGEAISQHQNLFAEVPQRFFYTQTAEMLRHRKEINFNNEAILIKGARSFEFERISRALSQKAHETMLEINLNALLGNLNFYKSKLQPGVKLMAMVKAFSYGSGTFEVANILQYNKVDYLAVAYIDEGIALRQADITLPIMVLNPEPSAFEKMVEFKLEPEVYSFGMLDKLVRYAQLHQISAYPVHLKIDTGMHRLGFEEYELETLYDLVQDNPYIKVVSIFSHLVASDNEAHDAFTRKQIKAFKQAFALMEQALGYPVIKHISNTSAITRWPDAQFDMVRLGIGLYGIDAAVPEHLNGLQPIATLKTSISQVKNIIAGDTIGYNRNGSLLKDGRIATVRIGYADGYLRAFGNGVGKMLVKGVLVPTVGNIAMDMCMIDVSSVEVKEGDEVIVFNEQQTIEDLAAQIGTIPYEILTNISQRVKRVYFYE, encoded by the coding sequence ATGTTGAGCAGCCAGTATTCTATCCTCGAAGTACAGCAAATTATTTACGCTTCGGGTAACATTGTTAGAGAAAATAACATCAGTGTGCTGCTCACCGACAGCCGCCAAATCAGTAATCCGGCCGAGAGTTTATTCTTTGCACTGGATGGTCGGCGCGATGGCCATGCATTTGTTAACGAGGCTTACAACCATGGTGTACGCGACTTTGTAGTGCGCTATGTGCCCGAAGGTGATTACCCGGCTGCTAACTTTCTAGAAGTGCCTGATGTACTGCAGGCGCTGCAAGCGCTGGCTGCTCACCACCGCAGCCGTTTTAACCTGCCTGTTATCGGTATTACAGGCAGCAATGGCAAAACGATCGTGAAAGAGTGGCTATATCAGTTGATGGGCACCGATAAAAATGTAGTGCGAAATCCGAAAAGCTATAATTCACAGATTGGTGTGCCGCTGTCTGTTTGGCAAATACAGGCAGATAACGACTTGGGTATTTTTGAGGCGGGTATATCTACGGTAGGAGAGATGGATGCCTTGCAGGCCATTATACAACCTACAATCGGCGTATTAACCCATTTAGGCTCTGCCCATGACGAAGGCTTCGAGAGCCGGACCCAAAAAGTGCAGGAAAAACTTAAGCTGTTTAAAAACTGCGGCCTGCTTATACATAATTACGATCAGTTGGTGGAGTACCAGGCCGACCTGCCTGCCACAACTACGTTTACCTGGAGCCTTAATTTTAAGCAGGCCGATTTATATGTGTTTAGCCAAACGGTAATATCTAAACGGTTTTACCTGCGAGCCATTTATAAGGGTAAAGAAATTGAGTGTTTGATTCCTTTTTTGGATGAAGCCTCGGTAGAGAATGCCATTTTGTGCTGGGCTACTTTGTTAGCGCTTGATTATAGCCCTGTAGATGCAGACAAAAAACTGGAGCATTTAAGCCCGGTAAGTATGCGGCTGGAGATGAAAACCGGTATTAATGATTGTTCGGTCATCGACGACTCTTACAACTCCGATATCCGCTCACTCGAAATTGCGCTTAACTTTTTGCAGCAGCAAAATCAGCATAAAATTAAAACACTGATTTTGTCTGACATTTATCAGTCCGGTTTACCACCGCATGACCTGTATAGCCGGGTTGCCGATTTAGTTAAAGCTAAACGGGTGGATAAACTGATAGGCGTAGGCGAAGCCATTTCGCAGCATCAAAATCTTTTTGCCGAAGTACCGCAAAGGTTTTTTTATACACAAACAGCCGAAATGCTGCGGCATCGTAAAGAAATTAATTTTAATAACGAGGCTATACTCATTAAAGGGGCGCGTAGCTTTGAGTTCGAACGCATCAGCAGGGCTTTATCCCAAAAGGCGCATGAAACTATGCTGGAGATTAACCTCAATGCGCTGCTGGGTAATCTTAATTTCTACAAATCAAAGCTGCAGCCCGGAGTTAAATTAATGGCTATGGTCAAAGCATTTTCGTACGGCAGTGGCACGTTTGAGGTAGCTAACATTTTGCAGTACAATAAAGTTGATTACCTGGCGGTGGCCTACATTGATGAAGGTATAGCTTTGCGGCAAGCAGATATTACGCTGCCCATTATGGTGCTTAACCCTGAGCCATCTGCTTTTGAAAAAATGGTGGAATTTAAGTTGGAACCCGAAGTTTACAGTTTCGGCATGCTGGATAAATTAGTGAGGTATGCGCAGCTTCACCAAATTTCGGCTTATCCGGTGCATTTAAAGATTGATACAGGAATGCATCGTTTGGGTTTCGAAGAGTATGAGCTGGAAACGTTGTATGATTTGGTACAGGATAATCCGTACATTAAAGTGGTATCCATCTTTTCACATTTGGTGGCGAGTGATAACGAAGCGCATGATGCCTTTACCCGCAAACAAATTAAGGCTTTTAAACAGGCGTTCGCACTGATGGAGCAAGCATTGGGCTATCCTGTAATTAAACATATCTCCAACACATCTGCTATTACGCGCTGGCCTGATGCGCAGTTTGACATGGTGAGATTGGGTATTGGCTTATATGGCATTGATGCCGCCGTGCCTGAGCATTTAAATGGTTTACAACCTATCGCTACGCTCAAAACCAGTATATCACAAGTGAAAAATATAATAGCCGGCGACACCATAGGTTATAACCGCAACGGCTCCCTGCTTAAAGACGGGCGTATAGCTACCGTACGTATCGGTTATGCCGATGGATATTTGCGGGCCTTTGGTAATGGTGTAGGCAAAATGCTGGTTAAAGGCGTGTTAGTGCCTACGGTAGGTAACATTGCCATGGATATGTGTATGATTGATGTAAGCAGCGTTGAAGTGAAGGAAGGCGACGAGGTGATTGTGTTTAACGAGCAGCAAACTATCGAAGATTTGGCCGCACAAATAGGTACCATTCCCTATGAAATTTTAACCAATATTTCGCAGCGCGTTAAAAGAGTGTATTTTTATGAGTAA
- a CDS encoding RNA polymerase sigma-70 factor, with protein sequence MAVALNNLPDHELALHLKEGSTSAFTVIYERYWKQLFVMASKRLGDEDEAEEIVQEIFLNLWRRRETFNLSTGFANYLSIAVKFEILDAMRKRAHVSKYSQELTNSFTEVDESLLKQLDMDELQQTLQLTIKALPEKCQLVYKLKYEQGYSQKQIASELNISEKTVEAHLSKARKVLRGKFGYVLLAFLAFYFPKI encoded by the coding sequence ATGGCAGTGGCTTTAAATAATCTACCCGACCACGAGTTGGCTTTGCACCTAAAAGAAGGTAGTACTTCGGCATTCACGGTTATTTATGAGCGTTACTGGAAACAGCTTTTTGTAATGGCCAGCAAACGTTTGGGAGACGAAGACGAAGCTGAAGAAATAGTACAGGAAATATTTTTGAATTTATGGCGGCGAAGAGAGACATTTAACCTTTCTACAGGTTTTGCCAATTATCTTTCTATAGCTGTTAAGTTTGAGATACTTGATGCCATGCGTAAGCGCGCTCATGTTTCTAAATATAGCCAGGAGCTTACTAATAGCTTTACAGAGGTTGATGAAAGCTTGTTGAAACAGTTAGATATGGACGAATTGCAGCAAACCCTGCAGCTTACCATTAAAGCACTACCAGAAAAATGTCAGCTGGTGTATAAACTAAAATACGAGCAGGGATATTCTCAAAAACAAATAGCCAGCGAACTTAATATATCCGAAAAGACAGTAGAAGCCCACCTTTCAAAAGCCAGAAAAGTACTAAGAGGTAAATTTGGCTACGTTTTATTAGCTTTTCTTGCATTTTATTTTCCCAAAATCTGA
- a CDS encoding regulatory protein RecX codes for MDEPKKKRITDEKTALIKAEQFCAYQERSQQEVRDKLYEMGMYPTGVESVISQLITGNYLNEERFARAYAQGKFRMKGWGRIKIKQGLKLKRVPDKLIGKALQLIDGDEYISVLQKILEKKQSQIGESDTFKRRYKLQQYAMSRGFESDLINDVLKSSEL; via the coding sequence ATGGATGAGCCGAAAAAGAAGAGAATTACCGACGAAAAAACTGCCTTAATTAAAGCCGAACAGTTTTGCGCCTACCAGGAACGTTCACAACAAGAAGTGCGCGATAAGCTATACGAAATGGGCATGTACCCTACCGGTGTTGAAAGTGTAATTAGCCAGTTAATTACCGGTAACTATTTAAACGAAGAACGCTTTGCCAGAGCCTATGCTCAAGGCAAGTTTAGGATGAAAGGCTGGGGACGAATAAAGATAAAACAAGGCCTTAAACTTAAAAGAGTACCTGACAAACTCATTGGCAAAGCGCTGCAATTGATAGACGGAGATGAATATATAAGCGTTTTACAAAAAATATTAGAGAAGAAACAATCTCAAATTGGCGAAAGTGATACTTTTAAACGCCGTTACAAACTGCAACAGTATGCCATGAGCCGGGGTTTTGAAAGCGATTTAATAAATGATGTTTTGAAATCCAGTGAGTTATGA